A window from Hymenobacter volaticus encodes these proteins:
- a CDS encoding SusC/RagA family TonB-linked outer membrane protein, producing MNKTLLMSPVLMVGLLQQVSAQDRSISGKVTDRQSGEGLPGVTVLLKGTTNGVSTNSDGTFVLNNVPASGGTLVFSSVGYVSVERALGNDNKLDVGLATDSKQLSEVVVTALGIEKNTRSLGYATQEIKAEQISQKSEPNVLNALQGKVSGVTITNSSGLPGASTNINIRGITSLQGSNQPLFVVDGIPISNNLDRTNGGSLGTLGGAQTTNRAVDIDPETIESINILKGPAAAALYGSRAAAGAVIITTKSGRGVNKKLEVTVTSGLALQQVYGIPEFQNDFGQGLNGINQTQLPGTNGLPLLGDINTGSTASWGPRFGSTPTIENGLLLADRTLLPYQAYEDNIKDFYRTGRLLTNGVNLRGGTAEQNFVLGVNHTDQKGIAAFNELERLNVNLGGNTTLINKLKAGASVNFASADQLGSSIGNGSSAFGTLVNVPRSYDLQGLPYKNPITGRSVFFTGTDNPLWNREFVQTTSKLTRFISSANVNYDITPWLNILYRAGLDTYTDRRKGVFTPGAARVPSGQVLDEVYYRSEFTGDFIATLKKENILTEGLNASLLLGQQINSRRFQRISSQADNLLVSGFPNSSVASVYSNGTGEETNLRRLLGYYTSLDLSYNNYLFLTLTGRIDESSTLPKKNNTFFYPSASAAFVFTDALGLDSDILSYGKIKGAAAQVGRDTDPYNLNTTYTVATFGNNVANLNFPLNGLGGFTLRNLQGNPNLKPEFTRSFEGGINLGLFSNRLTVDATYFYQTSRDQIIPLTTPASTGFTQRTANAGRLDNKGIEGLVTLTAVKGDDFDSFNWDVTLNYTRIRNEVVSLIEGVQRSSIDGNAFTGTIPSFVVGQPYGVIVGGKKPTSPDGRYIINPLTGLFAPDVAGEIIANPNFDWQAGLNNSLSYKGVNLTFLIDTNQGGDVVSFTNNFYKNNGALKETGVDRELPRVIPGVIETSNPDGSKSYRPNNIQVSAQDYWRSFGLQSDLGVYDATVYRLREVTLGYSLPKPVLERLPFGGVNISLSGRNLFYYAPNANFDPELNTQGAGNIRGLDIQGPPNARTYGVNLRFTL from the coding sequence ATGAATAAAACCTTACTCATGAGTCCCGTGCTCATGGTTGGCTTGTTACAACAGGTATCAGCTCAGGACCGAAGTATTTCTGGAAAAGTCACAGACCGGCAAAGTGGTGAAGGGCTGCCTGGAGTGACTGTGCTATTAAAAGGCACTACAAATGGTGTTTCGACCAACTCCGATGGAACCTTTGTATTAAATAATGTACCAGCTAGTGGTGGTACATTAGTTTTTAGCTCTGTTGGCTATGTTTCGGTAGAGCGCGCGCTCGGTAATGACAACAAACTTGATGTGGGTTTGGCAACAGACTCCAAGCAATTAAGCGAAGTAGTTGTTACGGCTCTTGGGATTGAGAAAAACACTCGTTCATTAGGCTATGCAACGCAAGAGATAAAGGCTGAGCAGATTTCTCAGAAGTCAGAGCCAAACGTTCTTAACGCATTGCAAGGCAAAGTATCTGGTGTTACCATTACTAATTCAAGTGGTTTGCCGGGTGCTTCTACTAACATCAACATACGGGGTATTACTTCTCTTCAAGGAAGCAACCAACCACTGTTCGTTGTTGACGGTATTCCTATTAGTAATAACCTTGACCGGACAAACGGTGGCTCCCTTGGAACGCTAGGCGGCGCACAAACTACCAACCGTGCAGTTGATATTGATCCAGAAACTATCGAGAGTATTAATATCTTGAAAGGACCAGCAGCTGCCGCCTTATATGGTTCGCGAGCAGCAGCAGGAGCAGTTATAATAACTACTAAATCAGGACGTGGTGTCAATAAAAAGCTCGAGGTTACAGTAACATCTGGCTTAGCATTGCAGCAAGTTTATGGCATTCCAGAATTCCAGAATGACTTTGGTCAGGGTTTAAATGGTATCAACCAAACTCAACTACCAGGCACCAATGGCCTTCCTCTATTGGGCGATATAAATACAGGTAGTACAGCCTCTTGGGGACCCCGCTTTGGTAGCACGCCTACTATTGAAAACGGATTGCTTCTTGCTGATCGTACTTTGCTGCCTTACCAAGCTTACGAAGACAACATCAAAGATTTTTACCGTACTGGTCGATTGCTGACCAATGGCGTTAACCTCCGTGGTGGCACTGCTGAGCAAAACTTTGTTCTCGGCGTTAATCACACAGATCAAAAGGGTATTGCTGCGTTCAATGAGCTGGAACGCCTAAACGTCAATTTGGGAGGCAATACGACACTAATCAACAAACTCAAAGCCGGCGCTTCAGTAAATTTCGCTAGCGCAGACCAATTGGGTTCGTCAATTGGTAATGGCAGTAGCGCATTTGGCACTTTAGTTAACGTACCACGTAGCTACGACTTACAGGGTCTTCCTTATAAGAACCCTATTACAGGACGTAGCGTTTTCTTCACTGGTACTGATAATCCACTTTGGAACCGGGAATTCGTACAGACTACATCAAAGCTAACGCGCTTCATTAGTTCAGCCAATGTCAACTATGACATCACTCCCTGGTTGAATATTCTGTACCGAGCAGGTTTGGACACTTACACTGATCGTCGTAAAGGTGTGTTTACACCAGGAGCTGCTCGCGTGCCGTCTGGGCAGGTACTCGATGAAGTGTACTACCGAAGTGAGTTTACTGGTGACTTTATTGCAACCTTAAAGAAGGAGAATATCTTAACAGAAGGCTTGAATGCAAGCTTGCTACTTGGCCAGCAAATAAACTCTCGCCGGTTTCAAAGAATATCATCTCAAGCTGATAACCTGCTAGTATCGGGTTTTCCAAATTCTTCGGTAGCTTCGGTTTACTCGAATGGAACAGGTGAGGAAACAAATCTTCGTCGTTTGCTAGGATACTATACCTCCTTAGATTTATCCTACAACAACTACTTGTTTTTGACCTTAACTGGTCGCATCGATGAGTCATCTACGCTGCCTAAAAAGAATAACACGTTCTTTTACCCCTCTGCGAGTGCGGCCTTTGTATTTACGGATGCCCTTGGTTTAGACTCTGACATACTCTCGTATGGCAAAATAAAAGGTGCGGCAGCTCAGGTAGGCCGTGACACAGACCCGTATAACTTAAATACAACGTACACAGTAGCTACATTCGGCAACAACGTTGCTAACCTGAATTTTCCTCTGAACGGACTAGGCGGTTTTACCTTAAGAAATCTTCAAGGCAATCCGAACCTTAAGCCTGAATTTACACGGTCATTTGAAGGTGGAATCAACTTAGGTCTCTTTAGCAACCGCCTTACTGTTGACGCTACTTATTTTTATCAGACGAGCCGTGACCAGATTATTCCACTCACTACGCCAGCTTCAACCGGCTTCACTCAGCGCACTGCTAACGCTGGTCGGCTAGATAATAAAGGCATTGAAGGATTGGTCACCCTTACTGCTGTGAAAGGTGATGACTTTGATAGCTTCAATTGGGATGTCACATTGAATTATACCCGTATTCGTAACGAGGTAGTTTCGTTGATTGAAGGAGTCCAGCGGTCTTCTATCGATGGTAACGCCTTCACTGGTACTATTCCCTCTTTCGTAGTTGGTCAACCATACGGCGTTATTGTGGGCGGCAAAAAGCCAACATCTCCTGATGGGCGATACATTATAAATCCACTCACCGGCCTTTTTGCTCCGGATGTAGCAGGCGAAATCATTGCTAATCCGAACTTTGATTGGCAGGCAGGTTTAAACAACAGCTTGAGTTATAAAGGTGTTAACCTGACATTCCTGATTGATACTAACCAAGGCGGAGATGTTGTTTCGTTCACCAACAACTTTTATAAGAATAACGGTGCACTTAAAGAAACTGGCGTAGATCGTGAGCTTCCACGAGTCATTCCAGGGGTGATTGAAACATCCAATCCTGATGGATCTAAATCGTACCGCCCTAATAACATCCAAGTAAGTGCACAGGATTATTGGCGGTCTTTTGGCTTACAGAGTGACTTGGGGGTTTACGATGCGACAGTGTACCGTTTGCGTGAGGTAACGTTAGGCTATTCGCTTCCTAAGCCTGTGTTAGAACGCCTGCCTTTTGGTGGAGTTAACATTTCGCTTTCAGGACGCAACTTGTTCTACTATGCCCCCAATGCAAATTTCGACCCTGAGTTGAATACGCAAGGCGCTGGTAATATCCGTGGCTTAGATATACAAGGCCCACCAAATGCTCGCACCTATGGTGTAAACCTTCGCTTTACTCTGTAA
- a CDS encoding SusD/RagB family nutrient-binding outer membrane lipoprotein, producing MKYPSFARYIVVGTLVLAATSCDKDKFFGDNLSPNNPATVPPGVLLASVEANTAFTFGNTIGRVTESFVQHYAGAEGIQAPAYDRYSIRGEFDNEWQFNLYAGSLADAQNIIDNTATTGPVFTGIAKLLKAYNFGLVTDLWGDVPYSQALKITAFDKPRFDKQEDIYKGNASLEIQSLFDLVREGLNDLEQPPGLIVPTAADDPIYGGNVTKWKKFGNTLLLKFALQISKKEPALATSIIKEVLDKGPNLYMSDNADDFQLAFGTTVGNTNPFYSYNITNRPGDQIASQRFIDSLNLRKDPRLPRFYTNSPANALATTTDFGTFTGFNNGGNGTPAAVANRSRYNTYILGASGEAPVRMLTNFQTKFILAEAALVLGTAGNPQELFTQGITASMTKAGVATTDITAYLSNPANARWVTLAGTDVQKRQNKILTQKWISLLGNGYESWNDYRRTGFPRLAPVENPSTDSPVIPRRFFYTLTEASSNATQIPAPQPNITADVWWATK from the coding sequence ATGAAATATCCTTCTTTTGCTCGCTACATTGTAGTAGGAACTCTAGTCTTGGCTGCTACTAGCTGCGATAAAGACAAGTTCTTTGGAGATAATCTTAGCCCCAACAATCCGGCCACTGTGCCTCCAGGCGTATTACTCGCTTCCGTAGAAGCAAATACTGCTTTCACTTTTGGCAATACAATCGGCCGGGTAACAGAATCTTTTGTACAGCATTACGCCGGCGCTGAAGGCATACAAGCCCCTGCTTATGACCGGTATTCTATTCGGGGCGAATTTGACAATGAATGGCAATTCAACTTGTATGCTGGCTCGCTAGCTGATGCCCAAAACATTATTGACAATACAGCTACAACAGGGCCAGTTTTTACAGGTATAGCTAAACTTCTAAAAGCCTATAATTTCGGTCTAGTAACCGATCTTTGGGGGGATGTGCCATATTCGCAGGCACTGAAGATTACCGCCTTTGACAAGCCTCGTTTTGATAAACAAGAGGACATATATAAAGGTAATGCTAGCTTAGAAATCCAGAGTTTGTTTGACTTAGTACGTGAGGGTCTAAATGACTTAGAGCAACCTCCGGGATTAATTGTTCCAACTGCAGCAGACGATCCAATCTACGGAGGCAATGTAACCAAGTGGAAGAAGTTCGGTAATACGCTTCTTCTGAAGTTTGCGCTTCAAATAAGCAAGAAGGAGCCCGCACTAGCTACTTCAATCATCAAAGAAGTATTGGATAAAGGCCCCAACCTTTATATGTCAGATAACGCTGATGACTTCCAACTAGCTTTTGGCACTACGGTAGGCAATACAAACCCTTTTTACTCCTACAATATCACTAATCGTCCTGGCGACCAAATAGCTAGCCAGCGCTTTATTGATAGCCTAAATTTGCGTAAAGATCCACGTTTGCCGCGTTTTTATACCAATTCGCCTGCTAATGCCTTAGCAACTACCACAGATTTTGGCACTTTCACTGGTTTTAACAACGGCGGCAACGGTACACCAGCAGCTGTAGCAAACCGTTCACGTTACAATACTTACATTCTAGGTGCAAGTGGTGAAGCTCCTGTACGAATGCTGACAAATTTTCAAACCAAATTCATTTTGGCTGAAGCGGCACTGGTGTTAGGTACAGCTGGTAATCCGCAGGAGTTGTTTACGCAGGGCATTACTGCATCTATGACCAAAGCAGGAGTAGCAACGACAGACATAACTGCTTATCTAAGCAATCCGGCAAACGCCCGTTGGGTAACATTGGCAGGTACAGATGTGCAGAAAAGACAAAATAAAATCCTCACTCAAAAATGGATTTCTCTGTTAGGCAATGGTTATGAATCCTGGAATGACTATCGCCGCACCGGCTTTCCACGTTTAGCTCCAGTTGAGAACCCAAGCACCGACAGTCCGGTTATCCCACGTCGTTTCTTCTATACACTCACCGAAGCGTCATCTAACGCTACTCAAATTCCGGCGCCACAACCGAACATCACTGCAGATGTATGGTGGGCAACTAAATAA
- a CDS encoding SDR family NAD(P)-dependent oxidoreductase, with product MHYYIITGASRGLGKALAETVLSQPGTHVLGVSRHATIQHERYQHQPLDLSDITAVENNLHKVFPNCPNATSITLINNAAVLGDIGYLGEHKNEHFEFVFNVNVIAPAMLMNTFLSAYGSQTGIPRTILNISSGAAQRAVDGWGAYSASKAALDAITRTAQKEQDLRGSGIRLRSLSPGVLDTTMQEHIRDADVTSFSEASKFAHLHLEGKLVEPKDAAEKIVAWLQQPIKKSENLVLSMMEII from the coding sequence ATGCACTACTACATCATCACTGGAGCAAGCCGCGGGCTTGGCAAAGCATTAGCGGAAACCGTTTTAAGTCAACCTGGTACGCACGTGCTCGGCGTATCACGCCATGCCACCATCCAACATGAGCGGTATCAGCACCAACCCCTAGACCTGTCAGATATTACAGCGGTCGAAAACAATCTGCACAAAGTCTTTCCAAATTGCCCTAACGCTACCAGCATTACTTTGATTAATAATGCTGCCGTTCTAGGCGATATTGGCTACTTAGGCGAGCACAAAAACGAGCATTTCGAGTTTGTCTTCAACGTCAATGTAATTGCACCTGCTATGCTGATGAACACGTTCCTCAGCGCTTACGGCTCACAGACCGGCATTCCCCGCACCATTCTGAATATCAGTAGCGGTGCTGCACAGCGTGCCGTTGATGGATGGGGAGCTTACAGTGCTTCCAAAGCGGCCCTCGATGCTATCACCCGCACCGCCCAAAAAGAACAAGATCTTCGTGGTTCAGGCATCCGCTTACGCAGCTTATCCCCAGGTGTATTAGATACAACTATGCAAGAGCACATCCGAGATGCAGATGTAACCAGCTTTAGCGAGGCTTCTAAGTTTGCTCATTTACATTTGGAAGGAAAATTAGTAGAGCCTAAGGACGCGGCGGAGAAGATAGTAGCTTGGTTGCAGCAGCCTATTAAAAAAAGCGAAAATCTTGTGTTATCGATGATGGAAATAATATAG
- the hslU gene encoding ATP-dependent protease ATPase subunit HslU produces the protein MLDSSSFLTPAQIVAELDKYIIGQHEAKRHVAIALRNRWRRLHAPADMQREIVPNNILMIGSTGVGKTEIARRLAAIADAPFTKVEASKFTEVGYVGRDVESMVRDLVEQSVNQVKQRRKEAVKVQAAQAVEDLILDALIPPVSSAGAVSKTSVGFGGMTDNSTVPDSDYELNERTREKFREKIRNGELDDRKIEIKVQQGGAPGIGVVGGAPGMDEASLAGLQDMLGSMLPKKTRKRKVTIAEARKILLDEEAAKLIDMDEVKDEAIRQAENAGIIFIDEIDKVASRSAKGGGGPDVSREGVQRDLLPIVEGSAVSTKYGIINTDHILFIAAGAFHIAKPSDLIPELQGRFPIRVELQSLTKDDFFRILKDPKNALTKQYEALLQAEEVFLSFEDSALERLAEIAFEVNAEVENIGARRLHTVMSRLLNDILFDVPDLIGPNARILITRELVDERLQSMVRNRDVSQYIL, from the coding sequence ATGCTTGATTCCAGCAGCTTTCTTACCCCGGCCCAAATTGTGGCCGAACTTGATAAGTACATTATTGGTCAGCACGAAGCCAAGCGCCACGTGGCTATTGCCCTTCGCAACCGTTGGCGCCGCTTGCATGCCCCTGCGGACATGCAACGCGAAATCGTGCCCAATAACATTTTGATGATAGGCTCCACTGGCGTTGGTAAAACAGAAATTGCTCGTCGTTTAGCTGCAATTGCTGATGCCCCATTCACTAAAGTAGAAGCCTCCAAATTCACGGAGGTAGGCTACGTAGGTCGCGACGTAGAAAGCATGGTGCGCGACCTAGTAGAGCAGTCGGTAAATCAAGTGAAGCAACGTCGCAAGGAAGCCGTGAAAGTACAGGCTGCGCAAGCTGTTGAGGACTTAATTCTGGACGCTCTAATCCCGCCAGTGAGCAGTGCTGGGGCTGTAAGTAAGACCTCCGTCGGTTTTGGCGGCATGACCGATAACTCTACCGTTCCCGATTCTGATTATGAACTGAATGAGCGTACCCGCGAGAAATTCCGTGAGAAGATCCGCAACGGCGAACTCGACGATCGCAAAATTGAGATCAAAGTGCAGCAAGGCGGTGCACCTGGTATTGGTGTAGTAGGCGGTGCCCCCGGCATGGATGAGGCCTCCCTGGCTGGCTTGCAGGACATGCTAGGTTCCATGTTGCCCAAGAAAACCCGCAAACGCAAAGTCACTATTGCTGAGGCTCGTAAAATCTTGCTCGACGAGGAAGCTGCCAAACTCATCGACATGGATGAGGTAAAGGACGAAGCTATTCGGCAAGCCGAAAACGCTGGTATCATCTTTATCGACGAAATCGACAAGGTAGCTAGCCGCAGTGCTAAAGGTGGGGGAGGCCCCGATGTTAGCCGCGAAGGAGTGCAGCGTGACTTATTGCCTATCGTCGAAGGGTCGGCTGTGAGCACCAAGTATGGCATCATCAACACAGATCACATTCTGTTTATTGCGGCCGGAGCCTTCCACATCGCCAAGCCTTCCGACCTGATTCCAGAGCTTCAAGGTCGCTTTCCTATCCGTGTGGAACTGCAAAGCCTGACGAAGGACGACTTCTTTCGCATCCTCAAAGACCCAAAAAATGCTCTTACTAAGCAGTATGAAGCGCTTCTACAAGCTGAGGAAGTGTTTTTGAGCTTTGAAGATTCAGCCTTGGAGCGTTTGGCAGAAATAGCTTTCGAAGTGAATGCGGAGGTTGAGAATATTGGAGCCCGTCGTTTGCATACTGTCATGAGCCGTTTGCTCAATGACATCCTCTTCGATGTTCCGGACCTTATCGGTCCCAACGCTCGCATCCTTATCACCCGAGAATTGGTTGATGAGCGTCTGCAAAGCATGGTCCGCAACCGCGACGTATCGCAATATATTCTCTGA
- the porQ gene encoding type IX secretion system protein PorQ has product MIRLLHCRAIAILSVGLGVGVAPAAMAQIGGQQAFSFLNLPPGAKTAALGGVNVSSRDSDPTMFLSNPALLNSEMDGRLALSFVDYLADIKQSTAAYTFNTEKAGRFGVGLSYLSYGNFQQYDAAGNALGEFSVNEYALSVADSYTQGNFTLAGTARLAISGISGNHSVAALADVGAVFKHPEQDFTVGLTARNVGYQLKSYAGAGREPMPLDVQIGASIKPEHMPLRFSLTAHHLQQLDIVYLDPNQRGQLDESGEEIKKKKTLGDKIARHFAVGGELILGKNLNVRVGYNHLQRRELRLDNTSGGAGVSFGVMLRISQFQLDYTRAGLHASGAANYFTVARNLNTLFTKTQ; this is encoded by the coding sequence ATGATTCGACTGCTACATTGCCGAGCTATTGCTATTTTATCTGTAGGATTGGGAGTGGGTGTTGCCCCGGCGGCAATGGCTCAGATTGGGGGGCAGCAGGCCTTCTCTTTTCTAAACCTGCCGCCTGGCGCTAAAACCGCCGCGTTGGGTGGAGTCAATGTATCGTCCCGCGACTCTGACCCCACCATGTTCTTGAGCAATCCGGCATTGCTCAATTCTGAAATGGATGGCCGGTTGGCGCTAAGCTTCGTTGATTATCTAGCTGATATAAAGCAAAGCACAGCCGCGTATACTTTCAATACCGAGAAGGCCGGACGATTTGGGGTAGGTTTGAGCTACCTGAGCTATGGCAATTTTCAACAATACGATGCGGCTGGCAATGCACTCGGCGAATTTTCGGTGAATGAATACGCTTTGAGCGTAGCCGATTCTTATACCCAAGGCAACTTCACATTGGCTGGTACAGCCCGGCTGGCTATATCCGGCATTTCTGGTAATCATTCAGTGGCAGCGCTGGCCGATGTAGGAGCCGTGTTCAAGCACCCCGAGCAAGATTTTACGGTGGGTTTGACAGCACGCAACGTAGGCTATCAGCTCAAGTCCTACGCAGGCGCAGGACGGGAGCCTATGCCGCTCGATGTGCAAATAGGTGCTTCTATTAAGCCTGAGCATATGCCGTTACGCTTCTCTCTGACGGCTCACCATCTCCAGCAGCTCGACATTGTCTACCTCGATCCTAACCAGCGCGGCCAACTCGACGAAAGTGGCGAGGAAATTAAAAAGAAAAAAACGCTTGGTGACAAAATTGCCCGTCACTTCGCTGTAGGTGGAGAATTAATACTCGGTAAAAACCTGAATGTACGCGTAGGCTACAATCATCTGCAACGCCGTGAATTACGTTTAGACAATACGAGCGGTGGGGCCGGCGTCTCTTTTGGCGTAATGTTGCGTATCAGTCAGTTTCAACTCGATTACACCCGTGCTGGGCTGCACGCTAGTGGGGCTGCTAACTACTTCACGGTAGCCCGCAACTTGAACACGCTGTTCACCAAAACGCAGTAG
- the lon gene encoding endopeptidase La produces the protein MADNPAEVVSIVATDPENPLELQEAPSTLPLLPVRNTVLFPGVVLPVTVTRKKSVRLVRKAYRGDKLVGVVAQKNNQQDDPGLTDLYEVGTMARILKLLVLPDGNTTIIIQGQSRFHIEEQTQATPYLTARVNYFSETFPTKNTKEVKGLVASLKDAAAKMLRLNPEIPQEAQVALDNIESPAFLTHFLSSNINVEVGQKQKLLEINDGVERGTLLLEMMMKEIQHLEIKHEIQSKVHTDIDQQQRDYFLRQQIKVLQDELGGSEGPDQDVDKFRQRAKLKQWPEAVAKHFNKELDKLSRVNPQAAEYPLTVNYVEFLLDLPWGEQTKDNFNLKRTRKILDADHYGMEKVKERIVEYLAVLKLKQDMKAPILCLYGPPGVGKTSLGRSIAKALGRKYVRMSLGGVRDEAEIRGHRKTYVGAMPGRIISQIKKAGASNPVIVLDEIDKLASDFRGDPSSALLEVLDPEQNSTFTDNYLEVEYDLSRVLFIATANSLDTIQPALRDRMEIIDLTGYTLEEKSQIAKKHLWPKLLTDHGLSTKDAAITTAALQRVIDDYTRESGVRSLERKLGAVVRNIAKSKAMNEAFPAALEPKDIERILGPAIFDRDIYQDNETAGVVTGLAWTSVGGDILFIESLLSRGRGKLTLSGQLGDVMKESAITALSYLRSRAEELGIDYRLFDQYDLHIHFPEGAVPKDGPSAGIAIFTSIASVFTQRKIRSHLAMTGEITLRGKVLPVGGIKEKILAAKRAGIRDIILCSKNRKDILEIPAEYLKEVTVHYADRVDEVLKVALLDELVEHPLKLVVRDEPLAAPVSSVEVQ, from the coding sequence ATGGCCGATAACCCTGCTGAAGTAGTATCCATTGTGGCAACCGATCCTGAGAATCCTCTCGAGCTGCAGGAGGCGCCCTCTACACTGCCTTTGTTGCCTGTGCGCAATACCGTGCTATTTCCGGGGGTAGTACTGCCCGTCACGGTTACCCGCAAGAAAAGCGTGCGTTTGGTGCGCAAAGCCTACCGCGGTGATAAGCTAGTAGGAGTGGTAGCCCAAAAAAACAATCAGCAGGACGACCCAGGCCTCACCGATTTGTATGAAGTGGGTACCATGGCCCGAATTCTGAAGCTGCTGGTGCTGCCCGATGGCAATACCACTATCATCATTCAGGGGCAGAGCCGCTTTCATATCGAGGAGCAAACTCAGGCCACTCCTTACCTCACGGCTCGGGTTAACTATTTCTCGGAGACTTTCCCAACGAAGAATACCAAGGAAGTAAAGGGCTTGGTAGCGTCGTTGAAAGATGCCGCCGCCAAAATGCTGCGCCTCAACCCCGAAATTCCGCAAGAGGCCCAGGTAGCTCTCGACAACATTGAGTCGCCGGCCTTCCTTACGCATTTCCTGAGTTCTAACATCAATGTAGAGGTAGGACAGAAGCAGAAGCTGCTTGAAATCAACGACGGCGTGGAGCGTGGTACCTTGCTGTTGGAGATGATGATGAAGGAGATTCAGCACCTGGAAATCAAGCACGAAATCCAGAGCAAGGTTCACACCGACATCGACCAGCAGCAGCGCGACTATTTCCTGCGCCAACAAATCAAGGTCCTCCAAGACGAGCTAGGCGGTTCCGAAGGCCCCGACCAGGACGTCGATAAGTTTCGGCAACGGGCCAAGCTGAAACAATGGCCCGAGGCGGTTGCCAAGCATTTCAACAAGGAGTTGGATAAGCTGAGCCGCGTAAACCCGCAGGCCGCTGAATATCCACTCACGGTTAACTATGTGGAGTTTCTGCTGGATTTGCCGTGGGGCGAGCAAACCAAGGACAACTTCAACCTCAAGCGCACTCGCAAGATTTTAGATGCTGACCACTACGGCATGGAAAAGGTGAAGGAGCGCATTGTCGAGTACTTGGCGGTGCTTAAGCTGAAGCAAGACATGAAAGCTCCTATTTTGTGCCTGTATGGCCCGCCCGGCGTAGGTAAAACCAGCTTAGGTCGTTCCATTGCTAAGGCGCTGGGCCGCAAGTACGTCCGTATGAGCTTAGGTGGCGTGCGCGACGAGGCTGAAATCCGCGGGCACCGTAAAACTTACGTTGGCGCTATGCCCGGCCGTATTATTTCGCAGATCAAGAAAGCCGGTGCTTCCAATCCCGTCATTGTACTCGACGAAATTGATAAGTTGGCCTCCGACTTCCGCGGCGACCCTTCATCGGCGTTACTGGAAGTGCTGGACCCCGAGCAAAATTCCACTTTCACCGACAACTATTTGGAAGTGGAGTACGACCTAAGCCGGGTATTATTCATTGCCACCGCCAACTCGCTCGATACCATTCAGCCCGCTCTGCGCGACCGGATGGAAATCATCGACCTTACCGGGTACACGCTGGAAGAAAAGAGCCAGATTGCCAAGAAACACCTGTGGCCTAAGCTGCTCACCGACCACGGCCTCAGCACCAAGGATGCGGCCATCACCACGGCTGCGTTGCAGCGCGTAATCGACGATTACACCCGCGAATCGGGCGTGCGTAGTTTGGAGCGTAAGCTAGGCGCGGTAGTACGCAATATTGCCAAGAGCAAAGCCATGAACGAAGCTTTTCCGGCGGCGCTAGAGCCTAAGGACATCGAGCGAATTCTCGGCCCCGCCATCTTCGACCGGGATATTTACCAAGACAACGAAACGGCCGGCGTTGTGACGGGCTTGGCCTGGACGTCGGTGGGCGGTGACATTCTGTTTATTGAAAGCCTACTAAGCCGCGGCCGGGGTAAACTCACGCTGTCGGGTCAACTTGGCGACGTAATGAAGGAATCGGCTATTACGGCACTAAGTTATTTGCGCAGCCGGGCTGAGGAACTCGGCATTGATTACCGCTTATTCGACCAGTACGACTTACACATTCACTTCCCCGAAGGAGCCGTGCCGAAAGATGGGCCGAGCGCCGGTATTGCCATATTCACTAGCATAGCTTCGGTGTTCACCCAACGCAAAATTCGTAGCCACTTGGCCATGACGGGCGAAATCACACTGCGGGGTAAAGTACTGCCAGTAGGTGGCATCAAGGAAAAGATATTGGCTGCCAAGCGTGCTGGTATTCGCGACATTATTTTGTGTAGCAAGAACCGCAAAGACATTCTTGAAATTCCAGCTGAATACCTCAAGGAAGTAACGGTACACTATGCCGACCGAGTAGATGAGGTGCTGAAAGTGGCATTATTAGATGAATTGGTCGAACACCCGCTAAAATTAGTGGTTCGAGATGAGCCGTTGGCTGCTCCCGTATCAAGCGTAGAAGTGCAGTAA